Genomic segment of Sander vitreus isolate 19-12246 chromosome 17, sanVit1, whole genome shotgun sequence:
ttaattttgtaaaatatccccaaatctgtgtttttttaaacaaaaaactcTGCTGATTTGGGCTATCTCTCAGTGTCAAGAACACTATGTTGAATATACTAAATGTTTTACCGGATTTTTTATTGAACCAGGCCTTCCAACTTAATTTTGTACTGAAACACATCTACATTAATATACTGTAGTTGTGTATATTGATGTCAAAtatagtttgttttctttgataCAGTCAAATCTCATTACAATTTCAAATTCAGTTATATATCACAAATGACACTTTAAAGCTCAAGAGCATGTATAAATATTCAAGGAAGATGGATCTGTCACCTTTTGTAGACAAGGTTTGACTACTATTGTCCTATGCTATTGTCCCACATTTACAGAACGGTCTCTTGAAAGAGAAATACAATTGGAGCACCTTACTACTGCTGTAAATGGAGCATTGTTATAAATATAGCCCTTTTTTATTGTACTTGGTTGTTGTAGTTCTAATAAGAGAAGTACAACCAACTACATTAATGATTTAGAAAGTGAAGCCGTCATAGGTTCAATATTATGTTCTCAATAATCCATCTATGATTTGGAAGGTCTTAACCTGCGGTATTAAGTTATCCGCACTATCCTCAGGGGAGGAACATCCAATAGATCAAATGAATGGTTCAGGTTGTTGTGAATGCTTTAAACTGCATTCCAATGCATGAAAAGTGAGACGTTGGTCTCAGACAACTTCAGGCCCATTACTGAATAGACCTGTTTGTTGTGCGCGTGGATCGTGTTTTATGCACCAGCCCTGTCAAAGGTGAGGTGAAGCTCAAGTCTTTGGCAGTCGGATGACGTGGCTGAAGGTTGCGGACGATGCGCTGACAGAGTTTCTTTATTCACCGTTTGATCTAGCTCTTTCCACTAGGACTGGAGGCTTTAAGTCATGTGATTCAATTCAGCCAATCCAATGTGCGTTCGATGTGCGTTAGTAAAGCGCTTACGCCATATGCGTACGACAGCATCCCTAAAATTGCCTCTGTCATACAACCAGGAAGAAGGTGGGATAGCCCTACAAAGCTAACATCCCCAATCTTTCTGCATACTTTTTCCGAAAATAATGGGATCTTCCAGGTGGAAGGTAGCAGCGGCGGCGGCCTTCCTCGTTATAGTGGGCTCTTTATTACCTGTAGACGCAGATGAACATGACCACACGGTAAGACGGCGTTTTGAGAGGCCGATTGAAAAGAGGGAGCCTTGAAAATAATGGACGATTGTGCTCTGTGTAACCTGCTAACCGTAACGTTAGCTGCATACAAGAAAACAGAATTACAGACACGACAGAGTGCATGGCTTGGCCTGTTGGGTTATGTATTGATAACGTTACTTGGCGAGCTATCAAACAGATAGGCATTCAattacgttagctagctaacttgtcACCACTTATCGGCCTAAGTGCTTATGGCTAGCGTTTGCCTGCTAGCTTGTTAGGACATCTTCCACACTGGTCTTCACAAGCTTTCTGCGCTCAAGttaggctagctagcgttagttaGCTAGTTGTTCAACAAACCGAAAACTGGCATAATGAACATGTAAAGCTTTTAGCCTCAAGGCCGTCTCGACAAACAGGATTTTCCCGAAATGATATCCTGTTTGCGATGCCAACGTTACATTATGTTGAAACACCAGTAAAAGACCAGGGCCTCTCGCTATTTCTTCCTCTTATTCGTTTTTTAGTTATTTAGTTAGACCCAGGCGCCCTAATTACAACTGATTTACGAGTTAATAGTGTGTATTACATTGTCTTTCTCACATAATGCGACAGGAAACGTATATACATTGAAATTAACTTAACTGACTATAATGTCATGTATGGTTAGCGTAACGTTACACCACTTTTTATAGTGTCACACTCATGCAGCGATAAGTGTGTTAGTTTATTGTTTGCATGAATTTGAATGCAATAGCTAATTAGTTTCAGTGGAAATGTTAAGATAACGTTACCGTTGACGAGCCACCTTTTAACCATGGTGTCTAAATCAAATGTATCTGTAGCTAGCTGCTTTGTTTTGTTAGTACTATGAGTGTGTGGACATGTAGTGAAAGTTACTTATAAGTGTGTCacacagttgttgtttttttttatgtctgctAAAATATGAAACCAGTAGGAATAGAGGAATTGGTGAAGCATTACTGGACTTAACAATAAAAGAGtccttgtttttccttttgtagTACACAGATAAGGAGGAGGTAGTTTTATGGATGAACACAGTGGGGCCTTACCACAACCGACAGGAGACATACAAGTACTTCTCTTTGCCCTTCTGCGCGGGCAACAAGAAGACAATCAGTCATTACCATGAAACACTCGGTGAGGCACTGCAGGGAGTGGAGCTTGAATTCAGCGGCCTCGACATCAAGTTCAAAGGTATTATACTGTTATGACTTTCACCTGTTGAGTACATACAAACCCATGGCAACATTGAAATAATTGTCTCTGCATCTGTGGGTCTATTATTTTTCACACTTTATTTCCTAACAAAAATAATGTTGTATTTATGATCCCTTGTAGATGAAGTCCTGCAGACAACATACTGTGAAATTGACCTGGACAAAGCAAAACGGGATGCCTTTGTCTATGCCATAAAGAATCACTACTGGTACCAAATGTACATAGACGACCTGCCCATCTGGGGTAAGTGATacattacttttcttttcttttatctgcCTTTATGTTTGACAGACCTCTAAGAAATTAGTAGATACtgaaaaatgtctgtgttgtgAGTTTTCCTGTGATTTGGAGTATTAGTATTACAGTAGTATTTTCTGACTCTTGTCTATCTGTGTCTTCCATTCTATCTCTGTTACTTATTAGCTCATTAGCCTCTCACAAAGAGTTGCAGTGACACTGGCAGCTTGTGTATCAGTATGTTCAGATTGATATTGGAGAAGTTAAATCCGTTCTTATTCATGGGTGGGACTGTCCATTAACCCTCGGGCCAACCTACTAGGGGTGTGACAGTACACTTTTATATCATGGATGAAATGGCTTACTGAAAGGCACTTGCAGTGCAGTTCAACATGTTTGAACAATGCAGTGATTAGCAGCTGTCTTTAGTTACTGTCATCTTGCCTGGCTGTTATATTGTAGAGAGTTGTATATATTGTGATAGAGGGACCCCTCTAAACAGATCAGATAAAACTGTTTAATTATGAAATTGTACATATCATGTTTTTCTAAACTGAAATGCTAGAATTACTATAAAATGTAGTTGTGATGCAGTAAGGCTTACTGAAAATGTGTTGGTATATGAAACCGGCTTGACATACCAAATCAAACCTTGAATTTTGCGACTAATTACACCCCTACAGCTTACAGTATTTGTGCACTGCATTCACATGTGGAAAAGAGCTTTTGACACTAACCTTGACTGggaagtagagctgggcgatatggagaaaatcaaatatcacaatgttTTTCACCAAATGCATCAATAttgatattgcgacgatattatagggttgacaatttgtgctttcacaaaatattaacacaatgagagttttgataaataatcaccaatactGTGGGTGggtataatgactaagtgggtaaaggcaaatattagaacagtctggtacgttaagaaaatgacatcactttactgtaatgcagcctttaaaaccaggaaaagacaacacttatgccatattacgatatccaaaatctagtGTCctatatcgatgtcgatataatatcaatattttgcccagccctactgggAAGTGTTCATTGTTCTGTGCTAAGAACCATTTTCATGAGCCACTTTCATTACAGACACTTCTTAATGCTGAAATTCTAACAAGCAATCAATGTGAACACTTACATACGTGGTAGTAGTTTGTACAGTGGTGCCACTCCTACAGGTGATCAAACATAACTGTGTTAGCTGATGTTGTTGGTAGTGGGTGGGGCACTGGCATTTACTTAGGCAATTCTCTGTGTTGTATGTTACATACTCCTGCCTTAAtcacagtaaataaatatagaCTTTAACCTCATGTCCGGTTTGCCAGCGTGTTAACTGGACCAGTGCACGCATCTTGTCTGAGATGTGTTTGGTTTGGGTTATTCACAGAAAGTCCGGAGCAGCAGATCTTTAAGTTGGTCACTTTCTGGCCACAACACATTTGAATCACCACTTACTACAATGTCTTAAGTTAGATTCAGCTCACCTGCCCAATGTTGGTAAATTAGACTAAAAACATCACCTGCCAAGATTAATTTATCCagaatgatgaaaataaaattcTCGCACTCACGTTTCACCTCTGCATTTGATTTGTTGGTCGCCGTTTTGGTCCCAGGGATTTTTCTCAAGACACGCAATAGTTGCTGGGCTATTCATCTTATCCAAAATAATGTGCATTTTTCATATATATCATACTATAATCAGAAGCGGTGTGATACTCCCTGAAGAGGCAAAAGTATATTGAGAGCTTTATGAAAAACTTTCTCATTAGTGAGCCTTTTTCCTAGTGGCCTCACATTTGCTATGGTATGTGTTGCCACAATGGAATAGCATTGAATTTCTATATTAACATTCAATTGGTCATGTACCCATGCAGTGGAAAAACAGAAGGATACATATGCAGTGCGTTTTAAGACCTAGAATAACGGGCAGCCAGTTGGGAGTGTATTCAGTGTGATTGTTTTGCACCAAACTGATTTGCTTTGAGTCAGAGATTTACGGTTTGATGACAGCGGAAGCCTAAGGACTGTATGTAACAGATAAATGCAGACGATGATGTTCCAAAGTCAATGAGCAGCAGTGTAGCAAGTGGCCTTTATTTGGCATTTATTTACACACcctgattatttattttatataaccGAAGGCCCAGTGTTTACACCTGTCCTTTGACCACGTCTGTAAACACCCAATCTCTAATTCAATGTCAATTTCTTTAAAGGTATCGTTGGTGAGGCGGATGAAAATGGGGAAGATCATTATCTGTGGACGTACAAGAAACTGGAGATCGGCTTCAATGGCAACAGGATTGTTGATGTAAATCTGACCAGTGAAGGCAAAGTCAGACTCGTGCCAAACACCAGAATCGCGATGTCTTACTCTGTGAGTACTGAATGACCCACTGTTCCTTTCTTTATGCTTATACTCCTTTTAtgtctgtagtgtgtgtctTGTAATCTCATGgggctctgtttttttttttttttcattttattttttattagtttatatGTATGGGACAAGTACAGAGAAACATTGACAGTTGCAGAGGCAGTATCCAATGTACTGAACACGTGCATGCTGTATAGTTGAAGCTAATTTCCGACACCAGTCCCCTtaggcatgtaaacatgttagTTTACAGTAGGGCTGCTcatttatggaaaaaaatatataatcacgattatttcaGTGCACAGCCTTAGTTTACAGTCAACATATGAATGTGCACCGTTCCTATCACAGGTGAAGTGGAAGAAGTCAGATGTGAAGTTTGAAGACCGATTCGACAAGTACCTTGATCCGTCCTTCTTCCAGCACAGGGTGAGTTAAATATTATATGTTGGGTTTCAGATTTGTGCTTCATCATGCAAGCCAAGAACACCAGTGGCTTATTGTAACAGCACACTTGCATATGAGCTTTCAGATGGTACGAGTTGAGCCTTGTACCAGGGTAAGTATGGTGTAGTTGACCAGTCTGGTAACTTTTGGCTGACTCAACCCTCTCCCCGACTTGTACCCAGAAGCTGAGCCAGCTGAGAGCGGGGATTTTATAAACTTGTAGTTGTGTGATTTTAAACACCTTGTATTGAGTAATGCATTCAGCAAGTTTTttactgaaaatgttttcacaccACTAAATAGTTCATTTTGTTTCATTGGAGCTTTAAATATGTGATGTATTCGGTTTTGATTTAATAAGCTTTGTATTCATTCTTTTGTTTAGATTCACTGGTTCTCCATCTTCAACTCCTTCATGATGGTCATTTTCCTGGTGGGTCTGGTGTCCATGATCCTGATGAGAACACTAAGAAAGGATTACGCCAGATATAGCAAAGAGGAGGAAATGGATGACATGGTACGTTTTTTATTGACTTAGCAGTTTGCTCTTGAGCACAttatttgttgaatgtaaaatTGTGAGTATTCAAATTTAAGGTTTTGTTATCTTTGAGTTTTAGTGATTGGACAGTTGTCTTTCAAttcttttagttattttttgttCCTACTCATTTCTTTAATACAAGTAATGGACGGGGTGGCTTTATGGTGTGCAAGAACCTTTTTGAAATTCCTTcccatttttcttattttgcattttgtcacTGTGCACCATCAGGACAGAGACCTGGGAGATGAATACGGGTGGAAGCAGGTACATGGTGACGTGTTTCGGCCGTCAAGCCATCCACTGATCTTCTCTTCACTCATCGGCTCCGGCTGCCAGATCTTCTCCGTCTCCTTCATCGTCATCATCGTCGCTATGGTCGAGGATCTGTACACCGAGTGAGTCGTTGGCAGCTAACTGCCTGGTTGTAACTTTTTGTTGTAATTGTGGGGTTGGGCTCAGATACCATGTTCCATTTTGGATCCAGTTCGTAAAAAAAGGTAGAGTCTAATGAATCCCATATCAAATATTTCATTTCCTGTCAATTAATACATTGCCTAATAGGAGTAGGGGGAAAGatcaatacagcatagtatcacagtgtttcctctatgttgattttgtagtggcggcctgctatggcaaaatttctgccgccacggtatcagaaatgaGGCGCACATATAGTCGTGGTTGCCTTTTTAAAGTATCTTGCCGACATACGTAATGCCgttggctgccgctcacattgcaatttaacaacaagtagaactattcagaggttatttaGCCcatccagtttaactccacatactggggggggttgttgttcggacagacctgcccccactgctaaaaaaaatcctaaaggaaacccTGGTATCGCAATATTtcccgtggcaatactgtatcaatacacAGACGTCaggtatcgatcttttattatatatgtttgtctgcttgacagtcccattttgcagcaataaaattgaagtgagatgaacaaacggagaaatgtatctttttagattaGTTAATCAGTTATTAGTTAATGTACTGTATTACAGTCACATTGACCTTACAGTAGTACAGTGTTTTCTGCAGTGTCAAGGGGAAGGGAATTAAATTCAGTTAACAGGTCAGTTATCCTGAACTCctgcttaaaggtgctctaagcaatgtcatgtgtttttttaggatacattatttgtcacatacagcaaacttctcactatctgctagctgcctgtcctctCAActaaaaaagggggggggggaaggtaataaattgcaatatatcgcttaatattgcaatatgtttaaaatcgcaataatatcgtattgttatatcgtatcgtgaggcctctggtgattcccacccctttTGCCTAAGAccactttttaaataattttgccAACAACAAATACGTAATCCATCAGCAAAAACGTCATTTTTAgctcctgatttttttttcggGGCTGCACACTCTCATCACTTTTCTCTGCAGGAGAGGATCCATGCTGAGCACAGCTATTTTCGTGTATGCTGCCACCTCCCCTGTCAATGGCTACTTTGGGGGAAGCTTGTATGCAAAACAAggaggtaataataataaataaataaataaagtccaTTGCATCACATTCTCTCTTTTCTGTATACTGATTAATGGctttatttcctttttcaaagttattgtaaatttCTCACACGATGCTGTTTATTCGTCTGAATAACACAGGCAGAAGATGGATTAAGCAAATGTTCATTGGGGCCTTCCTGATCCCAGCCATGGTGTGCGGGACTGCCTTCTTCATCAACTTCATCGCTATGTACTACCACGCCTCCAGAGCCATCCCATTTGGCACCATGGTGGGTTTGACACAGCAACAcctccctaaaaaaaaaagagttcctCTGAGTCAACAGCTTCATTTAATCAGTGTGGCTGTGCTTCTACACTGTGGGGGAAGGGATATGACATAGTTTATCAGTGACAGAGCTGATAGACGTATGAAGTAATGAGGATAGTGTAGCAAGGATTCAGGCCCATGTGATTAAACTGCATCTCGTCGTTAAATACATTTCTATGGTACAGGCTAGAAAATTGTCCTCATCTGAAAATCATTAAAAACAGACCACATCCTATAAAACACTTTCCACGTGACACTGTTTCCCTAAACTCAATGCAGTCTCTTAGGTTACTTAACTGCAAACAGTTTGTTGGCTAGACACAACACTCAAGAGTGATGTGTCTTATCTCCATAACATCGGATCCATCACAAGTGTCAAGTAACCCTCTTTAAATCAAACCATGTTCCAACTGCATCCGCCGAGCTTGTTATTTCAACAGACGTTGAAAACACCACAACACGGAATATTGTATTTTTCCTGCAGGTCGCTGTCTGCTGTATCTGCTTCTTTGTCATTCTGCCGCTTAACCTGGTGGGAACAATTCTGGGGAGGAATCTGTCTGGCCAGCCAAATTTCCCCTGCCGAGTGAACGCCGTGCCGCGACCCATCCCTGAGAAGAAATGGTAGGTGTGACCCAACACAGGCAAGGTCTGTTTAGTGTTTCGAGTAAGGTACGTGTTTTGGAATTTGCCCTGGAGCGGGGATCGGAGACAGTTTAAATCATTGTGGTACGTGCACGCAGTCCAAAAATGTCAATTCAAAGTTACCATTGATCACAGACGACACAAATTCTGCACAGACCGTAGTAGCACTGGGACAaacaattattgttattatcaaGTCATCTTTACTATGCTAATAGTTGACAGCGTGTTCattatgtagtttataaaatgacATACCTTTCACAAGTAACCCAAAtattttcaatttacaatgatatgaAACAGAGCTGATATGAAAAACAGCGAATGGCCAGCAAATTTGGAGGGTTTCTATGGGATGAATTAGATACATAGATAGTTTGGAATATCCTGCCACAAGGCAGTCAGATGGCTGAGAGGActacttttatatttttgaatggTCTTTCATGCTTTTAGGTTGTAGAAAGTCCTCTttacaaatgtatgtttttgtatgAAGGGTTTGCAAGAAAAGTGATGTATTGTACATGGAGAACACACTGATGCACAGTGGTTCAACCAGACTAAGTGAAAGGGCAGAAAGAGCCAAATATCTCTCTGAGCAACAATTCAAtaagaatgaaaaaaatgagCAGTCATGGGTAAAAGAAACTGGAAGCTTAGCATCGAAATGGATGCAGGATTAAAAAGGTTTCCTGTTTCGGTGTCAAGTGCACAATCATGCATATAATAAACATGCATataatggttttatttcagttagcctaatagctggtttgatttgcattgagagatgatcttatggaaagtaccccatgccaatctctaggtatggtgaaggggatgtgatgatgtggggctattttaattccaaaggccaagggaactttatcaggatacatagtatcctggatccatgaaataactggcctttcaaaatccaaat
This window contains:
- the tm9sf3 gene encoding transmembrane 9 superfamily member 3, which translates into the protein MGSSRWKVAAAAAFLVIVGSLLPVDADEHDHTYTDKEEVVLWMNTVGPYHNRQETYKYFSLPFCAGNKKTISHYHETLGEALQGVELEFSGLDIKFKDEVLQTTYCEIDLDKAKRDAFVYAIKNHYWYQMYIDDLPIWGIVGEADENGEDHYLWTYKKLEIGFNGNRIVDVNLTSEGKVRLVPNTRIAMSYSVKWKKSDVKFEDRFDKYLDPSFFQHRIHWFSIFNSFMMVIFLVGLVSMILMRTLRKDYARYSKEEEMDDMDRDLGDEYGWKQVHGDVFRPSSHPLIFSSLIGSGCQIFSVSFIVIIVAMVEDLYTERGSMLSTAIFVYAATSPVNGYFGGSLYAKQGGRRWIKQMFIGAFLIPAMVCGTAFFINFIAMYYHASRAIPFGTMVAVCCICFFVILPLNLVGTILGRNLSGQPNFPCRVNAVPRPIPEKKWFMEPAVIVCLGGILPFGSIFIEMYFIFTSFWAYKIYYVYGFMMLVLVILCIVTVCVTIVCTYFLLNAEDYRWQWTSFLSAASTAVYVYMYSFYYYFFKTKMYGLFQTSFYFGYMAVFSTALGIMCGAVGYMGTSAFVRKIYTNVKID